The following nucleotide sequence is from Pangasianodon hypophthalmus isolate fPanHyp1 chromosome 8, fPanHyp1.pri, whole genome shotgun sequence.
TTCAAAGAGTTTCTTACGCAAATGTGTGGTACTACTAAAAATAACTGTTATGCTAAGCTATCAGTATACTGTacaataacataacataacgtAAAATACATCTTAGAAGTCTAACATAAAATAACGTAGATGCCAGAAGCTGAATAAGCTGAGCATGGTTACTGGAAATTTTGAGGCAAACAGTGAAGCAATTATTCTGGCCAACATCTTGCCCTATTCAACTGCTTTCCATAAAAGTACATGTTTCAAGCTTCTAAAGAAGGACCAGAAAATAGCAAGCTTATCACTAAATCTTGTATGCTTGGTTTGTCTTATGCAGATCTGCACATTAATTATTAAGTGCAACCTAAACTCATGATTTAAaccttgctgtctctctcagaaACAGTGCGTATGGCTGAGCAACAGTCAGATAAGGGCACTCATTTTGTCTCTGATGGACTACTCAGGATAAAATGCTATAACTCCAGTGTGTGCTGGAGTATGgagaaaatatgaaaacttGGTCATGGTGAGTAAATCAACTCATTCCAGTACAGCCTGGCAGCAGCCTTGGGTTTTATTGAAAGGGAACGCATCATTACATTTGGGCTGTTTGAAGTGTATATGGACAAGCTTACAACAAATATGTAGTTAATCTATTCTTAGACAATAACATCTACATATAtgattttcacttaattttaatgtgaaaatataAGTTGGCATATAGATATAGTAGCAGATCTCCTTTGTGCTTTGATCTCATTCAAACCTGATCCAGGAACTTTCTTTTGAAGAAAGATTTTGGATTTACAGGTTTCCAGTCCAATTTTGGGTAAATGTTTGTATACCCTTAGGACATCAAATCTCAAACcttaaaataaatgctgctCCTCTTAAATGATTGGTCAGCCTTACACGGAGGAAGCCATTGCATCATTGCACTAATTTCTGTTTTCCGATTTCTTATCTGCCAGACGTATTCCATCTTTCACCCGCCACCCTGATGTATTGGGTGAATGAAAATCTATGTGCTCAGACACTGACAGTTTGGTACCCTGGAACAGACTACACACAAAAATGGATATGTTTACCTGGGACACAGTAATCTGACTCTTGTgatttttgtaatatatttttattgattgtATGGTTTCAAAATGTAATTCCGTGACAAAATGCCATCATGGATCAGTGTTATGCTGGCATGGGCAAAAATGCCACTTTCACTCGGCGATTCTGAGTGTTTACCTTTCTATTTTTGATACAGCGGGGCATTAGGCATAATGTACTTTGAATATGTTGTCATGTTGTGTTATAAATGGAGGTATGTCTAAAGTGtattataatctttttttctgaaatttcaCAAAAAATCTAAGTATAGCTTTTTGACTGATATATTGACTGATGTATTATGGCATTTATTCATTCTGACTTTGCCTTAAAGTAATTCATAATTTCTCATATCTTTGCATTTGAATATTTCCTTGTATATTTAATGCACTGCCTGTCTGCAATATTTGGGTTTTAAGGCTGTTCAATTCTGTATTATGTAGAGAGCATTGGTTGTTGGTAGTCTAAGCCTTATTGGGGTCTGCACAGGTCCCAAAGTTGGTGTTAACGATGGATCCTCCGATGGACCAGTCACCTTCACAGTTAAGTCCATCCTCACAAGTGCAGTGGTAATATGTACCATATAGGCTCtgtgagggaggaaaaaaaacactttaaatatcAGAACATCTGTGTCTCCCACATTATCCAACATATAGTAAACTGCACACTAAGAGACCACTATAAAAAGACAGATACAGTAACTAGACAGACAATAATTTTAGGAATATTAAGAAGATAACACAATATATGCTTTTCTCCCTATGTGAGGATAGTCAGCTGCAAATAGTCAGCTAATATAACCTTCAGGTCATGCTATCCATCAGCTGGAACACCTGAACCTTCTCAAGCCCAGCTGTAGGCTCTTCCTCTGCACTACGCACAAGTGCTTTTACAAAGTGCTTtcatcactgtcactgttaGGGCAGTGAACAGAAGAAACACTCTTAATTAAAACCCCAGTTAAGTATCATGAAAGAATGCCACTGTTTACTGATAGAcagaatgtaaaatgtacatCATATGTGATAAGTGATGTAGTAAGGCTTCATGTTTTTCTGAACTGCTATTTTCAATCAGTGCTAATTAGTCCAGGATAtcttacatttaattaaatgaattaaagtatttaaaaggACTAAATGTTTCAATTTTCTCCCCTTAGGTAGAACAAAACATTTGTTATACTGACAAAATAGTTTTcctattaaatgttaattaacatTTCATAGACTGTTTATAGAGTAGGTGGTTATACGGCAAGATTCCACCTTTGTTGAGCCCACTGCATTACCTATGGAGGAAGTGTTTTGCCTCAGCTTTTACAGCACTGTTAGCGTTTTATGCTTAactttgccttttttgtgtGAATACAAATACACGGGCAAGCGCAAATTCAGTGACAGTGGAAAACACCATatttgtttggcttttttttcactttaaaaatgctgttattaaatattcagtaattttaaataaatgaagaaattgATCAGGTACTTTAGGTTGGCCTGAAATGAATTAGGCAGTAGAGTTATGCTGATCCATGAATAGTTCTACTGCCTAAGTTGTTTTGAAAATGTCTCTGGCATTGCCTTTACCTTTTTGGAGCATATTTCATTCTCTGCAGCGCGTGGGGCACAGCGAGCCAGGCTGGAAGCAGATTGACGAAGACAGCAGGAGCTcttacactgcacactgatggCACACAGCTCTCCGTTATTCTACAGAGCAGACATTTCAACAAGAAATGCTAATTGGCCAACAGATACAATGTAATGTGCAAGATCAGTCAACCTAGACCccaaagaaggaaggaaatatAGAACGGTTTATATTTTCGGCTTTCATGGCACATGTACGCTGGCAACTTTAATAATTCAGTTCATCTGCTTGCTTTCAGGGTTCAGTGCTCTTACCAGGTTGATGATAATGCCCCTTTCATCAGAAGTTTCATCAGAAGTGGCCAGAGCCATGACCATCAAGCACATTGCAATCACTAACACAGCCTTCATTGTCTTGTGTCTAGATCCACAGATGCAGCACTTACACCAGTTCTGCACTTTTTTCCTATATAGCAGACCTCCCTTCCTGCACCATGCCCAGAGTAAACAAAGGTCATCTTTCTCAAATACAGTTAAAGTACATGTGACCAGGCCCTAGGGTCTTGACAGCTGTACAAACACAGCTATTCTCCCGTTATTCCATGTTAATGACAGAAGGTTTATTCCCAACGAACTCTGTAACGAGTGGTGTATTATTTAGGCAATATTTCTGTGTTTCAAAAAAGCTACTAAAACAGACCTGgactaaaataactaaaaatgtaatcaattaCAGTATAGAATTACCAAACTTACAACACATGCTGTAGAATTTATTTTAGGGTAGCTTTTTCACAGTTCTGGCATCCCCTGATTGATTCTGAGTCTGGGTTACTGCTTGTGCAGAGTTTCTCATGttcactaaattgcccctaggtataactgagtgtgtgaaatgtgtgtgtgaactggcatcccatccagggtgtattcccacctcatgtccATTGTACCTGGGTTAAGTTCCGGATCTaacgcaaccctgaccaggataaagtggttactaagATGAATGACTTAAAAATTATAAAGTGTTGAGCATTTGTTTATGTtctaaatttgtatttatatgtattttactAACAGTGTTTTAGTTTTTCAGAAATTTTGGCCTTGTTAAACCTGATAAGATTAATagcaaaacaaactcaacacaTGGGGCACCTAATAGCAGAACACACCAGATACCTAGCCTAATGTGACACCCTAGAGGGTGGGCAGGGAATGAAGACTcaggggaggagagagagagagagagagagagtgaggctggacacattattcttttttctgaGATCTGTGGTTTTCAGCCCTGTTTGAGccaacataaaaatatttcactcaAAACTGAAATCACTAGTAAACACTCACTTGGTGAAGCTCCATCTCTATCTCTGGTATCCTCTCATTAATCACGCACAGATGTAAACACTCACCCATTATTTCTACACAACTCCACCTGCTCATTCACATTCTGCACTTGACCACGCCCTCACTACCACACCTGTTTTGAACGAGTTTTCACTGAATGAAGATTGAATTCTAATCTATTTATGTGCAGTGTTTCCTCCAAATGTGGTGCAGAGATGGTGGAGTAATGGTTTTGCTCAGGTTGAGGAGGTATAGACAGTGTTTGTATTAGATCTAATACAGTTTTTATATACAACTTAACGTTACTAGCTAGCATCTCGTAACATCAAACAATtagcagagaaagagaagttTTTCCATGTCTGTGAGTTTCTTCTTTCTCCACATTTGTCTTCTCTGCTCCCTCCTTTTCCCTTCCTCCAACCCTGAACCAGAACATCATATctaaaatgcaaaagaaaaaaattacattttaataattaaatgtaacaaaatatatGAGCAGGGCCCCCAAAGTATAGGTGTTTTCAAGTATGTATAACTTTTTTTCAAGCGTGTATAAACTTACGCTGGATTGtgaacttttttaattaattattaatttggaTGTACAGCATCATTTGATACAGTTCAGTTAAGGTACTATATCTATTACAGACATCAACATATCTCAGATCTTCTCTCtcaaggtcacacacacaaagcagagcTTGTAAAATTTAGAAACTGATGTTAAAACCAGTTTCAAACAAAGCACCCCACCCTGTCTAAGTCCTCTTTATGACATTCAGGAAGTAGCTGTACACTTACACCAAGGCTTGTTGTATATCTGATTACTCTGGTCAACTGTTTCCTCACCTTACTCTGATCACATtaccatttaatatttatacccTGTGACACCTCTGTTGGCTAGGACATTGTTTCTGACACAAAAGAACAAGTGTTGATGTCTCATCGGTCACTTTTAAATTGAAGATACATCCCTGTACCAGATCTCCTGAGAGTGTAACAGTAGGcattaagggggaaaaaaagacatcaaaGAATCAACCTGGTATCTGTAGTAGTGGATTTTTTGTAGAGTAGCTTTGGCAAGATAAGGGTTTTGCTGAATTTTTGTTAGCTAGTTACAGGTGTTTTGGTTTCCGCATCTTATTGGACGGCTCTAAGTCATTATCAACATGGAGAAAATGCTTCCTGCCACAGAGGCGGTCAAAATCTACCAGACAAACTACGTGAGAAATGCCAGAGCAATTGGTGTCTTGTGGGCAATTTTCAGCATCTGCTTTGCCATCATCACAGTGGTGGTGTTCATTCAGCCCTACTGGATTGGCGACAGTGTCAACACACCACAGTCTGGCTACTTCGGGCTCTTCTACTACTGCATAGGCAACCCCATCACCTCAGAGCTTGTCTGCAAGGGCAGTGTGCTTGACTTTAACTCCATTCCGTCCGGGGCATTTAAGACTGCCATGTTCTTTGTGGGAATCGCAATGCTGCTTAATGTGGCCACCATGGTCTCCTTCagtctcttcttcttctgcagcACAGCCAGTGTGTACAAGATATGTGCATGGATGCAGACCTCATCAGGTAAAAGTTAAAAGTCTGATTCAGAGTTGATGTTTGGTTCTCTTGTTTGAAAGTTAAATGTAGTGACTTGTAATTTGTCAATAACATTGGctcatttttacatttgaagCTAATAGTGAATGGTAGACATCCCTGGTTTGTGAACAAGGGCTTTTCAATCTTAAAGGAATCAGTTCTAAGTAGCTGACTTTCTCGCAAAAAAGTGTTACATTTTTGCATCCAAGTAACTAgcttcaaaattaaaaaaattttttcacaATGTACTGATCATTACGTGTAAATACCCAATGCTACCCAGTGAACTCAACAAAAAGTGATAAGCCAATCTCTACAGTGTTTGCATCCATATTAATAACCCTGCAAAACATGGCAGAACTttgctgatatagaaaattaatcaacaccttctgacaattCTAATCTTGCCATCTTGCCTTGCTACAATCTACAAAGAGGAACATTTCATCACAATACATACAGTGTGCAGATAACCAGAACATAAAAATATACCAGGAGTAAATGAAAGAGTGACCTTGGGTCATTATCGTGATACAGAATGTATACAAGGTGTAAATGGGCCCCTGTTGACTTTGCATAGTATGCAGCAGTATGGGCAATTTTCCTAGTTACTCTTACAGTGGTGtttatggaaaaagaaaaaaaaaactttttggaCCCCCACCAAACACCCTTTACTTACATTCTCCTTCTACTGGCAAATCACTGTTCCATTACCCACAATATACCTACACAGTTTTACTCCTTTTGTACAATATTTTGTCTATACGTCATCCTTATTAAGTTTAAAAGTTGTCAAAAGTTGTTAAACTTCTGTAACTGTACTCACTTGTTCAGGCATGTCTTCCTCATCTCACTTATTTTAATGCTTTCAAGATTTTAAGccaatatttaatttcaaaaaCATGTTAGACTAGCTATGATAGCATACTGCTCAGTGAACAGGGATCCTGAGGCCAGAGTTGGGACCAGGAACGGTGACTTAACAGATATATACACTAAGAAAGTTGTTGGGACATTGCACTTTGATTTTAGTGCCATTACATTAAAAGATGTAGACCACACAACAGGTGATTCTAGACTATTTAGAGTGGTTTCaggtattgttattattacgtACTCAATTATTCGCATTAATGTTAGCTCAGAAGTTGCTTAGGCCAGGTGGGAAAATGAACAGGGAGTCAAAATAAGAGCAAGAGGTAGTAGTGTGATATGATAAGTGTATATGCACAGCACCTGTGTTGTCCACAATGATTAGAGTTCACCATAAAATAGTTTTACACCTTTATTACCATATTGCCTTCTAGACAAATATAGTCTACTAGTTTTCCTAGTAATATATGTACCTTTTTTTTCGAAATACAAAGGTCAGTATGCAACTAAGCCATTTGTGGATGTTGAAAAGAAGATTTGATGTTTGCTCATGCCACACCATGCATGCATGAGGACAGACTGAACCCGCTATCTACTATCTACCTCCACGagcagactttttttaaaaactttgatCTCCTTTTCATGTGGAAAGTCAGTGTTTGCCAGGTTGAGAGAATGTTAATCAGTTGAAACCTCACAGTTCTAACCTACCATACCAGCTAACATTGCATACTTCCTGGAAAGAGAGGTGATATACTGTAaaagcatgtacacacacacacacacacacacacacacacacacacataatgttattattacacTTAGTGGTCAAAACCAAAATAGGAACCAAAACAAGCACTAATAGACATCCATATCACTCTATGATATGATATGGCTCGCTCTATGAATATTTTAGTGGAGGAGGAGGGCAGGACACAGTGGTTATtcacagggttgccagattgggatAGGATTAAACACTCTGCATTCCCCAGTATCTTGCTGGTAAGTGTAGACAGTGTGTCTAGAATGTACAGATATATAAATTTTAGATATATTGCAAAggttgggagagggaaagggggattatggagtgaataatgtccatacatcagaaatgcatgtgaaaTACTTCTTTGActcaaaggctgagaaaaagaagaaatgtctCAATTCACCCAAATGTTTCAGGtattttgtgtagttttagAGGTGCAGTTgtgctggaaattttgctgaaacctgtcaaccttggttaatgatattagctcgAACATTGTTGAAGGTATGTCTATTCCCACTCAGAATGAGCTGCTAAACTGGATGCTGAATGATTGCATGTTActgactctcaactgcctaatagagggttactctaaaaaacTCATggtacatttacggcatttagcagacgcccttatccagagcgacttacatttaatctcattttttatacatctgagcagttgagggttaagggccttgctcaagggcccagcagtggtagcttggcggtgctggggattgaactcatgaccttctgatcagtagtccagcgtcttaaccactgagctaccactgcccacggtaggctatagcataagtcaagtcaGAGATCCTGAGCTTTCTAGGGCCACAAGCAATGcctgtttgtttgctttctaACTTAACTTCCAACTCTACCAAAACAGAATAATCCTTAAGTAAGTGTTCTTCTAAGTagcattactgcctcacagctccagggcccTCGGTTCCATCTTGATCTCGGGTGTGGAACTTGTGTGCATGTTCCTCCCGTGTCCGCAAGGGTTTacttcaggttctctggtttcctcccacctcccaaaagcataccagtaggtggactggctaagataaattacccataggtgtgaatgtgtgcatgcatggtgccctgcaatggactggcgttCCATTCCAGGGTGTAAcagcctcatgcccagtgtttccgGGATGGgatctggatccactgtgagtAAAAGCTCTATTGTGTTCTATTCCTACCAACAGGTAAAATGTGTACTGGCCAAGaaactattaaaaaagaaacaaggaatTCACAAAAAATCATGTTGCCACACTTGGTGAAAGCATGTTTTGTTCAATGTGATCTCCATCCTGTAGCTGCGCTGTTGGTGATGGGCTGTATGATTTACCCTGATGGATGGGACTCTCCTGAGGTAAAGCGGATGTGTGGCGAGCGGACAAGTAAGTACACACTGGGGAACTGCACAGTGCGCTGGGCCTACATTCTAGCCATCATCTGCATCCTGGATGCCCTCATGCTCGCGCTTGTGGCCTTCACACTGGGAAACCGCCAGGACAAACTGCTGCCTGATGAATTCGAACTGGACTCAGGGGAAGGTAAGATGAAGAAGTAAACAATTATTTAGAAAAACTATTGGTGAGCTTGGGCACTTGATTTAAAGTGTGTCTCACTGCTAAAATCAGACTAGACGATAAAATTCATAAAGCTAGAATTTTCCAGTGTAACGTGTTTGGATTATATGATAAGCATTGCTTAAATTCAGtatttacaccgatcagccatatcAATATTGCCattgcattatcctgctgaaaggcCACTGCTATAAatgaataccattgccatgatgGGGTGTACTTGGCCTGCAACAATGCTTAtttaggtggtatgtgtcagtgtaacatccacatgaatgccaggacccaaggtttcccagcagaacattgcccagagcatcacactgcctctgccggcttgccttcttcccatagtgcatcctggtgccatctcttccccagggtACGCGATGCACACGCAACCGGCCATCCAcctgatgtaaaagaaaacgtgatccATCAGACCACGCCAcgttcttccattgctccatggttcatgcccactgtaggtgcttttggtgttggacatgggcactctgactggtcagcatgggcactctgactggtctgcagctatgcagcaagctgtgatgcactgtgtccTGACacctatcatagccagcattaaatttttcagcaatttgtgctacagtagctctgtgggatcagaccaatGACCTATGACGCTGTCGCttgttcaccggttgtccttctttggacaacttttgttaggtactaaccactgcataccagaaacaccccacaagacctgctgtttttttaGATGCTCTGACCTAGTCATCTAGCTGTCACAATTtcgcccttgtcaaagtcactcagatccttacgcttgcccatttttcctgcttccaacacatcaacttcaagaactgactagTTGCTTGCTGCCTAAAATATCCCACCCACTGACATGGGGCCATTGCAATAagataatgttattcacttcacctgtcagtggttttaatgttatggctgatcagtgtaaattgctGAAGCTAGGTACATAATTcaatatttgaatttataatTCAAAGAAAAgtcacaaaatatacaaaacctatatatacacacaaagttTTGGCTTCAAAAACATAATGACAACTTAATTCTTTGTCACTACAGGAAAGGCCTGAATCCAAAAGCTGTTCTGACAACTGTGAAGAATCACAATGGGCATCCTAAAGCCACTGAGTATGACCACTGAGACAGACTCATGAATACTAAAATTGGTAAAAtccaaataaacattttacatttttactttacttttattcaCCCTTTTGAGACACTTTTCAGTGTATGTGGGTTTCAccaattttaaatcattttgccATTAGGTCATAAAACACTGCTcaactacataaaaaaaaaacaaacaaaaaaaaaactgaacctacatataaaaaaagaaatcaaaattcACCCATCttccaaatattttattaaaacattactgTCCAGCTAAATAATCTTAGTTATCAATAGTaggatttctttaaaaactgtaCATGGCTGTAATATACAGATCAAGGCAAACTCTTTggtacacatatatacacttacaagacaaacacacacgcacgcacagatATGTGCGCACTTTTCACAACTACCTTTTGGGTGGTGTTTAACAGCTACTCATTTTCTGGAAGCATAGAAAGCGAGAAAGCAACCCTCCAAGTGTACTCAGATTTGAccaaaaataacacataaaaaaagaaaataactgaCACTTTTTGAGACAATATTACACAGTGGTATGGCATTTCCTAAAATAaactacaaattattttaatgcattttctaCAGTTACGATGTAAACCTAATGGTTCCTTTTCTATCTCTGGTGTGCGTACTCCCAAAACTAGGAAACATGTAACAAAGTGA
It contains:
- the LOC113533292 gene encoding colipase, yielding MKAVLVIAMCLMVMALATSDETSDERGIIINLNNGELCAISVQCKSSCCLRQSASSLARCAPRAAENEICSKKSLYGTYYHCTCEDGLNCEGDWSIGGSIVNTNFGTCADPNKA
- the lhfpl5b gene encoding LHFPL tetraspan subfamily member 5b isoform X2, translated to MEKMLPATEAVKIYQTNYVRNARAIGVLWAIFSICFAIITVVVFIQPYWIGDSVNTPQSGYFGLFYYCIGNPITSELVCKGSVLDFNSIPSGAFKTAMFFVGIAMLLNVATMVSFSLFFFCSTASVYKICAWMQTSSAALLVMGCMIYPDGWDSPEVKRMCGERTSKYTLGNCTVRWAYILAIICILDALMLALVAFTLGNRQDKLLPDEFELDSGEGKA
- the lhfpl5b gene encoding LHFPL tetraspan subfamily member 5b isoform X1, which encodes MEKMLPATEAVKIYQTNYVRNARAIGVLWAIFSICFAIITVVVFIQPYWIGDSVNTPQSGYFGLFYYCIGNPITSELVCKGSVLDFNSIPSGAFKTAMFFVGIAMLLNVATMVSFSLFFFCSTASVYKICAWMQTSSAALLVMGCMIYPDGWDSPEVKRMCGERTSKYTLGNCTVRWAYILAIICILDALMLALVAFTLGNRQDKLLPDEFELDSGEGKMKK